The Bradyrhizobium ottawaense genome window below encodes:
- a CDS encoding HWE histidine kinase domain-containing protein gives MDHEKVNILLVDDQPAKLLAYEVILKELGENLVVASSGREALEVLLKTEIAVILVDVCMPELDGFELAAMIREHPRFQKTAMIFISAIQVSDIDRLRGYEMGAVDYVPVPVVPEVLRAKIKVFAELYRKTRELERLNQELEDRVRARTAELENSTAKLRESEQRRSMAIAAGKMGSWDWDWISGDWMWDEGQYRIFGVGPESFEVNPANVQALLHPDDVDQLRKAIAEFNKGTRAYETEFRIVRPDGEVRWCVGTAAATVDDSGRVVRVSGVTVDITERKRAEERQNLLAREVDHRAKNALALAQSIVRLTRADEVKAYVSAVEGRINALARVHTILSLSSWQGAELSKLIDEELAPYSLGGQIILAGPEVQLLPATAQTLALALHELFTNSAKYGALSTRSGRLTIGWQVEDQLLTLSWEESGGPLVMTPKSRGFGTRSLLASVESQLGGQAQFDWRAEGLLCRLKVPLTRKTATAAPGKFDAPSSAELQRASG, from the coding sequence ATGGACCACGAAAAGGTCAACATCCTCCTCGTCGACGACCAGCCGGCCAAGCTGCTCGCCTATGAGGTGATCCTGAAGGAACTCGGCGAGAACCTCGTGGTCGCTTCGTCCGGACGCGAGGCGCTGGAGGTGCTGCTCAAGACCGAGATCGCGGTGATCCTGGTCGACGTCTGCATGCCCGAGCTCGACGGCTTCGAGCTTGCCGCGATGATCCGCGAGCATCCGCGCTTCCAGAAGACCGCGATGATCTTCATCTCCGCCATCCAGGTCAGCGACATCGACCGGCTGCGCGGCTACGAGATGGGTGCGGTCGACTACGTGCCGGTCCCGGTCGTGCCGGAGGTGCTGCGCGCCAAGATCAAGGTGTTTGCCGAGCTCTACCGCAAGACCCGCGAGCTGGAACGGCTGAATCAGGAGCTCGAGGATCGCGTCCGCGCACGCACGGCGGAACTGGAGAACTCCACCGCGAAGCTGCGCGAAAGCGAGCAACGGCGCAGCATGGCCATCGCCGCCGGCAAGATGGGTTCCTGGGATTGGGACTGGATCAGCGGCGACTGGATGTGGGACGAGGGGCAATATCGCATCTTTGGCGTCGGCCCGGAGAGCTTCGAGGTCAATCCGGCCAACGTCCAGGCGCTGTTGCATCCCGACGACGTCGATCAGTTGCGCAAGGCGATCGCCGAATTCAACAAGGGCACGCGTGCCTATGAGACCGAGTTCCGCATTGTGCGGCCCGACGGCGAGGTGCGCTGGTGCGTCGGCACGGCGGCCGCGACGGTCGACGACAGCGGTCGCGTCGTGCGCGTGAGCGGTGTCACCGTGGACATCACCGAACGCAAGCGAGCCGAGGAACGGCAGAATTTGCTGGCGCGGGAAGTCGATCACCGCGCCAAGAATGCTCTGGCGCTGGCGCAGTCGATCGTCCGCCTCACCCGCGCCGACGAGGTCAAGGCCTATGTCAGCGCCGTCGAAGGACGCATCAATGCGCTGGCGCGCGTGCACACCATCCTGTCGCTGTCGAGCTGGCAGGGCGCGGAGCTCTCCAAGCTGATCGACGAGGAGCTTGCGCCCTATTCGCTCGGCGGCCAGATCATATTGGCGGGTCCGGAGGTCCAGTTGCTGCCGGCGACGGCCCAGACGCTGGCGCTCGCGCTGCACGAGCTCTTCACCAACTCGGCCAAGTATGGCGCACTCTCGACCAGGTCGGGACGGCTCACGATCGGCTGGCAGGTCGAGGACCAGCTGCTGACGCTGAGCTGGGAGGAATCCGGCGGTCCGCTCGTCATGACGCCGAAATCGCGCGGCTTCGGCACGCGGAGCCTGCTAGCGAGCGTCGAGTCCCAACTCGGTGGACAGGCGCAATTCGATTGGCGAGCCGAAGGACTGTTGTGCCGCCTCAAGGTGCCGCTGACACGCAAGACGGCGACGGCCGCCCCCGGAAAATTCGACGCCCCCAGCTCAGCCGAATTGCAACGCGCCTCGGGCTAA
- a CDS encoding DUF4142 domain-containing protein, with the protein MRRTIIALACVLVAGPALAQSLGEKTGVNSALGVAPTTADFVKQVAISDMFEIESSKLATQKGNAQEKSFAQQMVTDHTKTSTELKGLVGDGKVQATLPTALDSSHQSKLDKLKSANGKDFSSDYNSYQVSAHEDAVSLFERYAKGGDNSALKDWAGKTLPALKHHLDMAKELGKAPSVGQAK; encoded by the coding sequence ATGAGACGTACCATCATCGCCCTTGCCTGCGTGCTTGTCGCAGGGCCCGCGCTCGCCCAATCTCTTGGCGAGAAGACCGGCGTCAATTCGGCGCTCGGTGTCGCGCCAACGACTGCCGACTTCGTCAAGCAGGTCGCCATCAGCGACATGTTCGAGATCGAGTCGAGCAAGCTCGCTACGCAAAAGGGCAACGCGCAGGAGAAGAGCTTCGCGCAGCAGATGGTGACCGACCACACCAAGACCAGCACCGAGCTCAAGGGTCTCGTCGGTGACGGCAAGGTGCAGGCGACCCTTCCGACGGCGCTCGACAGCTCGCACCAGAGCAAGCTCGACAAGCTCAAGAGCGCGAATGGCAAGGACTTCAGCTCGGACTACAATTCCTACCAGGTGAGCGCCCATGAGGATGCCGTGTCGCTGTTCGAGCGCTACGCCAAGGGCGGCGACAATTCGGCGCTGAAGGATTGGGCCGGCAAGACTCTGCCGGCGCTCAAGCACCATCTCGACATGGCCAAGGAGCTCGGCAAGGCGCCGAGCGTCGGCCAGGCGAAGTAA
- a CDS encoding phosphatase PAP2 family protein, protein MALVTVKPTRIDTAIANEIAHHTNSGLEHAAQTLTWGADEHVLIALAAAGWLYTRLRQPQQRRVADHILMVSLATAVLPHVLKSVFDQTRPDRLTVAGHWRGVPFSGRSRDAFPSGHAVHMGALASAADLLPPARRQAVRFVAVALSLTRIVVLAHWASDVVAGFALGVAVERLFRPFTLAKRRSKASRIRP, encoded by the coding sequence ATGGCGCTCGTAACAGTCAAACCCACCCGGATCGATACGGCGATCGCGAACGAGATCGCGCACCACACCAACTCCGGCCTCGAGCATGCGGCCCAGACATTGACCTGGGGCGCCGACGAGCATGTGCTCATCGCGCTCGCCGCCGCGGGATGGCTCTACACCCGGCTGCGGCAACCGCAGCAGCGTCGCGTTGCAGATCACATTCTCATGGTCTCGCTGGCGACAGCCGTGCTGCCGCATGTTCTCAAATCCGTGTTCGATCAGACCAGGCCGGACCGGCTGACGGTGGCCGGCCACTGGCGCGGCGTCCCCTTCTCGGGGCGATCACGCGACGCATTTCCCTCCGGTCACGCCGTGCACATGGGCGCCCTCGCCTCGGCGGCCGACCTGTTGCCGCCTGCCCGGCGTCAGGCGGTCCGCTTCGTTGCCGTGGCGCTGTCGTTGACGCGCATCGTGGTGCTGGCGCATTGGGCCAGCGACGTGGTGGCCGGTTTCGCGCTCGGCGTCGCCGTCGAGCGACTGTTCAGGCCGTTCACGCTGGCGAAGCGGCGGTCCAAGGCCTCACGGATACGGCCATGA
- a CDS encoding HAMP domain-containing protein codes for MSDLDPGSASRSGRRVPKPKPNGVSDPDSRAELLLALQAMRSGDFSVRMSGDYLGIDGKIADTFNEIIAANQRMAQQLELVGQVVGREGKTRQRVKFGLASGSWADMEGSVNTLIDDLLWPTREVTRAVAAVAQGDLLQTVKLDVDGRPLRGEFLQSATIVNTMIKQLGVFTSEVTRVAREVGTEGKLGGQAQVPEVTGVWKDLTESVNSMANNLTNQVRNIAEVTIAVANGDLSKKITVDVRGEILQLKEAINTMVDQLRSFASEVTRVAREVGTDGKLGGQAIVPGVAGTWKDLTDSVNAMCGNLTAQVRNIANVTTAVARGDLSRKITVDVRGEILELKDTINTMVDQLNSFASEVTRVAREVGTEGKLGGQAQVPGVAGTWKDLTDNVNFMASNLTAQVRNIADVATAIASGDLSKKITVNVSGEILQLKETLNTMVDQLNAFAGEVTRVAREVGTEGRLGGQANVLGVAGTWKDLTESVNSMASNLTAQVRNIAEVTTAVAGGDLSKKITVDVRGEILELKDTINTMVDQLNAFAGEVTRVAREVGTEGKLGGQAVVRGVGGTWKDLTDSVNSMASNLTGQVRNIAEVATAVAKGDLSKKITVNVSGEILQLKETLNTMVDQLNAFAGEVTRVAREVGTDGKLGGQAGVPGVAGTWKDLTDSVNSMAGNLTAQVRNIAEVATAIAGGDLSRKITVDVRGEILQLKDTLNTMVDQLNRFAGEVTRVAREVGTEGRLGGQANVPGVAGTWKDLTDSVNSMAGNLTAQVRNIAEVTTAVARGDLSRKITVDVKGEILELKNTINTMVDQLNGFAGEVTRVAREVGTEGKLGGQAEVPGVAGTWKDLTDNVNFMASNLTAQVRNIAEVATAIAGGDLSKKITVDVRGEILLLKDTLNTMVEQLRSFAAEVTRVAREVGTEGRLGGQAVVPGVGGTWKDLTDNVNLLAANLTTQVRNIAEVTTAVARGDLSRKITVDVKGEILELKNTINTMVDQLNAFAGEVTRVAREVGTEGKLGGQAQVPGVAGTWKDLTDTVNFMAANLTEQVRGIVKVVTAVANGDLKQNLTVKSKGEVAALADTINNMTETLATFADQVTSVAREVGVEGRLGGQANVPGAAGTWKDLTGNVNLLAANLTSQVRAIAEVATAVTKGDLTRSIQVDARGEVAELKDNINTMITNLRLTTDVNTEQDWLKTNLAKFTNMLQGQRDLTTVGRLLLTELSPLVNAHTGVIYQIESEDNPQLLLLASYASDGIYPYQRVLQFGDGLIGQCALDKRPRVVADIPSDVVPINSALFRVAPKNLVVLPVLFEGQVKAVIELASLVSFTTSQMTFLEQLTDSIGIVLNSIEATMQTEGLLKQSQQLAGELQTQQRELQQTNDQLEQKAQQLAERNVEVERKNQEIEQARRALEEKATELALTSKYKSEFLANMSHELRTPLNSILILGQQLTDNPDGNLSAKQVEFARTIHGAGTDLLNLISDILDLSKIESGTVTVDAEEILTANLLETVGRPFRHEADNRNLSFKIDVDPNLPRSIVTDSKRLQQVLKNLLSNAFKFTAEGEVRLNVTAAVGGWGTDHPVLNSAPAVIALEVSDTGIGIPVEKQKLIFEAFQQADAGTSRKYGGTGLGLAISRELASLLGGEIHLRSSPGKGSSFTLYLPLKYSGPTLAPRAAPAPQQNNQPPALQPAAAPEQQRVIEQLPDDRLNLEPGDSILLIVEDDPHYARVLVDLARDKGFKVLVAARGAEALELAKQYQPRAVSLDVFLPDMLGWTVLSQLKHNPLTRHIPVQIITLDEDRQHALARGAFSFVNKPTTTEGVSAALTQIKEYARPRRKRLLIVEDNEAEQLSIRELLHHDDIEIVTTDTGAGALSTLREAPCDCVVLDLRLPDMSGFEVLDQIRNDEALSNVPVVVFTGRELSAEEDAELHTMARSIVVKGVESPERLLDETALFLHRVITELPVEKQRMLEKLNSSDEDLIGKTALLVDDDARNIFALSSVLERRGMKVLTATTGREAVTLVESNPEIAIVLMDIMMPQMDGYQTIGVIRENQAFARLPIIALTAKAMKGDREKCLEAGASDYLAKPVNTDQLLLAIRMWLHR; via the coding sequence ATGAGCGACCTCGATCCCGGATCTGCATCACGGTCCGGTCGTCGCGTCCCAAAGCCAAAGCCCAACGGTGTATCGGATCCGGATTCCCGGGCCGAATTGCTGCTCGCCCTGCAGGCCATGCGCAGCGGCGATTTCTCCGTCCGCATGAGCGGCGACTATCTCGGCATCGACGGCAAGATCGCCGACACTTTTAATGAAATCATCGCCGCCAACCAGCGCATGGCGCAGCAGCTCGAACTGGTCGGCCAGGTGGTCGGCCGCGAAGGCAAAACGCGCCAGCGCGTGAAGTTCGGCCTCGCCTCGGGCTCCTGGGCCGACATGGAAGGCTCCGTCAACACGCTGATCGACGACCTGCTGTGGCCGACCCGCGAGGTGACGCGTGCGGTCGCGGCGGTGGCGCAAGGCGACCTGCTCCAGACCGTCAAGCTCGACGTTGACGGCCGTCCACTCCGGGGCGAATTCCTGCAGTCGGCGACCATCGTCAACACCATGATCAAGCAGCTCGGCGTGTTCACCTCCGAGGTGACGCGCGTGGCGCGCGAGGTCGGCACCGAGGGCAAGCTCGGCGGCCAGGCCCAGGTGCCGGAAGTGACCGGCGTCTGGAAGGACCTCACCGAGAGCGTCAACTCGATGGCGAACAACCTGACCAATCAGGTTCGCAACATCGCCGAGGTGACGATCGCGGTCGCCAACGGCGACCTCTCCAAGAAGATCACGGTCGACGTCCGCGGCGAGATCCTTCAGCTCAAGGAAGCCATCAACACGATGGTGGACCAGCTCCGCTCCTTCGCCTCAGAAGTGACGCGCGTGGCGCGCGAGGTCGGCACCGACGGCAAGCTCGGCGGCCAGGCGATCGTGCCCGGCGTCGCCGGCACCTGGAAGGACCTCACCGACTCCGTCAACGCGATGTGCGGCAACCTGACCGCACAGGTGCGCAACATCGCCAACGTCACCACCGCCGTGGCGCGCGGCGACCTGTCGCGCAAGATCACGGTGGACGTGCGCGGCGAGATCCTGGAGCTGAAGGACACCATCAACACCATGGTGGACCAGCTCAACTCGTTCGCCTCGGAAGTGACGCGCGTCGCGCGCGAGGTCGGCACCGAAGGCAAGCTTGGCGGACAGGCGCAGGTGCCTGGCGTTGCCGGCACATGGAAGGATCTCACCGACAACGTCAACTTCATGGCCTCGAACCTGACGGCGCAGGTCCGCAACATCGCCGACGTCGCCACCGCCATCGCGAGCGGCGACCTCTCGAAGAAGATCACGGTGAACGTCTCGGGCGAAATCCTTCAGCTGAAGGAGACGCTCAACACCATGGTCGACCAGCTCAACGCGTTTGCCGGCGAAGTGACCCGCGTGGCGCGCGAAGTCGGCACCGAGGGCCGGCTCGGCGGCCAGGCCAACGTGCTCGGCGTCGCCGGCACCTGGAAGGACCTCACCGAGAGCGTCAACTCGATGGCGTCGAACCTGACCGCGCAGGTTCGCAACATCGCCGAGGTGACCACCGCGGTCGCCGGCGGCGATCTGTCGAAGAAGATCACGGTGGACGTGCGCGGCGAGATCCTGGAGCTGAAGGACACCATCAACACCATGGTGGACCAGCTCAACGCCTTCGCCGGCGAAGTCACGCGCGTCGCGCGCGAGGTCGGCACCGAAGGCAAGCTCGGCGGCCAGGCCGTCGTGCGCGGCGTCGGCGGCACCTGGAAGGACCTCACCGACAGCGTCAACTCGATGGCCTCGAACCTCACCGGCCAGGTCCGCAACATCGCCGAGGTCGCGACCGCGGTCGCCAAGGGCGATTTGTCGAAGAAGATCACAGTGAACGTGTCGGGCGAAATCCTTCAGCTGAAGGAAACGCTCAACACCATGGTCGACCAGCTCAACGCCTTCGCCGGCGAAGTCACGCGCGTCGCCCGCGAGGTCGGCACCGACGGCAAGCTCGGCGGCCAGGCCGGCGTGCCCGGCGTTGCCGGCACCTGGAAGGACTTGACCGACTCCGTGAACTCGATGGCGGGCAACCTCACCGCCCAGGTCCGCAACATCGCCGAGGTCGCGACTGCGATCGCGGGCGGCGACCTGTCGCGCAAGATCACCGTGGACGTGCGTGGCGAGATCCTGCAGCTCAAGGACACGCTGAACACGATGGTCGACCAGCTCAACCGCTTCGCGGGCGAGGTGACGCGCGTGGCGCGCGAGGTCGGCACCGAAGGCCGCCTCGGCGGTCAGGCCAACGTGCCGGGTGTCGCCGGCACCTGGAAGGATCTCACCGACAGCGTGAACTCGATGGCGGGCAACCTCACCGCCCAGGTCCGCAACATCGCCGAAGTGACCACCGCCGTCGCGCGCGGCGACTTGTCGCGCAAGATCACCGTCGACGTGAAGGGCGAAATCCTCGAGCTCAAGAACACCATCAATACGATGGTCGATCAGCTCAACGGCTTCGCCGGCGAAGTGACGCGCGTGGCGCGCGAGGTCGGCACCGAAGGCAAACTCGGCGGACAGGCCGAGGTGCCCGGCGTCGCCGGCACCTGGAAGGACCTCACCGACAACGTCAACTTCATGGCCTCGAACCTGACGGCCCAGGTCCGCAACATCGCCGAGGTCGCGACCGCGATCGCAGGCGGCGACCTGTCGAAGAAGATCACGGTGGACGTGCGCGGCGAGATCCTGCTGCTCAAGGACACCTTGAACACCATGGTCGAGCAGCTGCGCTCCTTCGCCGCCGAAGTGACGCGCGTCGCGCGCGAGGTCGGCACCGAAGGCCGGCTCGGCGGTCAGGCCGTCGTGCCCGGCGTCGGCGGCACCTGGAAGGATCTGACCGACAACGTCAACCTCTTGGCCGCGAACCTCACCACTCAGGTCCGCAACATCGCCGAAGTGACCACGGCGGTCGCGCGCGGCGACTTGTCGCGCAAGATCACCGTCGACGTGAAAGGCGAAATCCTCGAGCTGAAGAACACCATCAACACCATGGTGGACCAGCTCAACGCCTTCGCCGGCGAAGTCACGCGCGTGGCGCGCGAGGTCGGCACCGAGGGCAAGCTCGGCGGCCAAGCGCAGGTGCCCGGCGTCGCCGGCACCTGGAAGGATCTCACCGATACCGTCAACTTCATGGCGGCAAACCTGACCGAGCAGGTGCGCGGCATCGTCAAGGTGGTGACCGCGGTCGCCAATGGCGACCTCAAGCAGAACCTCACCGTGAAATCGAAGGGCGAGGTCGCTGCGCTCGCCGACACCATCAACAACATGACCGAGACGCTCGCCACCTTCGCCGACCAGGTGACGTCGGTGGCACGCGAGGTCGGCGTCGAAGGCCGGCTCGGCGGTCAGGCCAACGTGCCGGGCGCGGCCGGCACCTGGAAGGACCTCACCGGCAACGTGAACCTCCTGGCGGCCAACCTCACCTCGCAGGTGCGCGCGATCGCCGAAGTCGCGACCGCCGTCACCAAGGGCGACCTGACGCGATCGATCCAGGTCGATGCCCGCGGCGAAGTCGCCGAGCTGAAAGACAACATCAACACGATGATCACGAATCTCCGTCTCACGACGGACGTGAACACCGAGCAGGACTGGCTGAAGACCAACCTCGCCAAATTCACCAACATGCTGCAGGGCCAGCGCGACCTCACCACCGTCGGCCGGCTCTTGCTCACCGAGCTGTCGCCGCTGGTGAACGCCCATACCGGCGTGATCTATCAGATCGAGAGCGAGGACAATCCGCAGCTCCTGCTGCTCGCCTCCTACGCCAGCGACGGCATCTATCCGTATCAGCGCGTGCTGCAGTTCGGCGACGGCCTGATCGGCCAGTGCGCGCTCGACAAGCGGCCGCGCGTGGTCGCCGACATTCCATCCGACGTGGTGCCGATCAACTCGGCGCTGTTCCGCGTCGCGCCGAAGAACCTCGTCGTGCTGCCGGTGCTGTTCGAGGGCCAGGTCAAGGCCGTGATCGAGCTCGCCTCGCTCGTCTCCTTCACGACCTCGCAGATGACGTTCCTGGAGCAGCTCACCGACTCCATCGGCATCGTGCTCAATTCGATCGAAGCGACGATGCAGACCGAAGGCCTGCTCAAGCAGTCGCAGCAGCTTGCCGGCGAGCTCCAGACCCAGCAGCGCGAATTGCAGCAGACCAACGACCAGCTCGAGCAGAAGGCGCAGCAGCTCGCCGAGCGCAACGTCGAGGTCGAGCGCAAGAACCAGGAGATCGAGCAGGCCCGCCGCGCCCTCGAGGAAAAGGCGACCGAGCTTGCGCTGACCTCGAAGTACAAGTCCGAATTCCTCGCCAATATGAGCCACGAGCTGCGCACGCCGCTGAACTCGATCCTGATCCTTGGACAGCAGCTCACCGACAATCCGGACGGCAACCTCTCGGCCAAGCAGGTCGAATTCGCCCGCACCATCCACGGCGCCGGCACCGATCTGCTCAATCTCATCAGCGACATCCTGGATCTATCCAAGATCGAATCCGGCACGGTGACGGTCGACGCCGAGGAAATCCTCACCGCGAACCTGCTGGAGACCGTCGGACGGCCGTTCCGGCACGAGGCGGACAACCGCAATCTCTCGTTCAAGATCGACGTCGATCCGAACCTCCCACGCAGCATCGTCACCGACTCCAAGCGCCTGCAACAGGTCCTGAAGAACCTGCTCTCCAACGCCTTCAAGTTCACCGCGGAAGGCGAGGTGCGCCTGAATGTCACCGCCGCGGTCGGCGGCTGGGGAACGGATCATCCGGTGCTGAACTCCGCGCCGGCGGTGATCGCGCTCGAAGTGTCCGACACCGGCATCGGCATTCCCGTGGAAAAACAGAAGCTGATCTTCGAGGCGTTCCAGCAGGCCGATGCCGGCACCAGCCGGAAATATGGCGGCACCGGCCTTGGGCTTGCGATTAGTCGCGAATTGGCAAGCCTGCTCGGCGGCGAAATTCATCTGCGCAGCTCGCCGGGCAAGGGCTCGTCGTTCACGCTGTATCTGCCGCTCAAATATTCCGGCCCGACGCTCGCACCGCGCGCCGCACCCGCGCCGCAGCAAAACAATCAGCCGCCTGCGCTGCAGCCCGCCGCCGCGCCGGAGCAGCAGCGCGTCATTGAGCAGCTTCCCGACGACCGGCTCAACCTCGAGCCTGGCGACAGCATCCTTCTGATCGTCGAGGACGACCCGCATTACGCGCGTGTACTGGTCGACCTCGCGCGCGACAAGGGATTCAAGGTCCTGGTCGCCGCCCGCGGTGCGGAGGCGCTGGAGCTTGCCAAGCAATACCAGCCGAGAGCAGTCTCGCTCGACGTGTTCCTGCCCGATATGCTCGGCTGGACCGTGCTGAGCCAGCTCAAGCACAATCCGCTGACCCGCCACATCCCCGTGCAGATCATCACGCTCGACGAGGACCGCCAGCATGCGCTGGCGCGTGGCGCGTTCTCCTTCGTCAACAAGCCGACGACGACCGAGGGCGTCTCGGCCGCGCTGACGCAGATCAAGGAGTATGCACGGCCGCGGCGCAAGCGGCTCCTGATCGTCGAGGACAACGAGGCGGAGCAGCTTTCGATCCGCGAGCTGCTGCACCACGACGACATCGAGATCGTGACGACGGACACCGGCGCCGGCGCGCTCTCGACGCTGCGGGAGGCGCCCTGCGATTGCGTGGTGCTCGACCTCAGGCTGCCCGACATGAGCGGTTTCGAGGTGCTGGACCAGATCCGCAACGACGAGGCGCTGTCCAACGTCCCGGTCGTCGTCTTCACCGGCCGCGAGCTTTCGGCGGAGGAGGATGCGGAACTCCACACCATGGCGCGCAGCATCGTGGTCAAGGGCGTGGAATCGCCGGAGCGCCTGCTCGACGAGACCGCATTGTTCCTGCACCGCGTGATCACGGAGCTTCCGGTCGAGAAGCAGCGCATGCTGGAGAAGCTGAACAGTTCCGACGAGGATTTGATCGGCAAGACCGCGCTGCTCGTCGACGACGACGCCCGCAACATCTTCGCGCTGTCGAGCGTGCTGGAACGGCGCGGCATGAAGGTGCTGACCGCCACGACCGGCCGTGAAGCCGTCACCCTGGTCGAATCCAATCCGGAGATCGCCATCGTTCTGATGGACATCATGATGCCGCAGATGGATGGCTACCAGACCATCGGCGTCATTCGCGAAAACCAGGCCTTCGCCCGCCTTCCGATCATCGCGCTGACCGCCAAGGCGATGAAGGGTGACCGGGAAAAATGCCTGGAGGCCGGCGCGTCCGACTATCTCGCCAAACCCGTCAACACCGATCAATTGCTACTTGCGATCCGCATGTGGCTGCACCGATGA
- a CDS encoding DUF4142 domain-containing protein — protein MRVLVAIILAFISTAALADSTGERKSGDRPPSATDVISGLYDFSRFQQGLLESTDLKGNAEVKNLAALRAEEAAKRDKALKQIQEAIGAEPRIGKTTSVSAGLLVEPETSDGPTYVRSFYASQIPEYESAIDLLERYLKAPDNAALATFAREQLPMLRAQVKDAGRTMADK, from the coding sequence ATGCGAGTTCTTGTCGCGATCATCCTGGCATTCATCAGCACCGCAGCGCTTGCCGACAGCACCGGTGAACGAAAGTCTGGCGACCGCCCTCCGAGCGCAACCGACGTCATCAGCGGCCTTTATGATTTCAGCCGCTTCCAGCAGGGCCTCCTGGAGAGCACCGATCTGAAGGGCAACGCCGAGGTCAAGAACCTCGCCGCCTTGCGTGCCGAGGAAGCGGCCAAGCGCGACAAGGCGCTGAAGCAGATCCAGGAGGCGATCGGCGCGGAGCCGCGCATCGGCAAGACGACGTCGGTCAGCGCGGGCCTGCTGGTCGAGCCCGAAACGTCCGACGGACCGACTTACGTCCGAAGCTTCTATGCCTCGCAGATTCCCGAATATGAATCGGCCATTGACCTGCTCGAACGCTATTTGAAGGCGCCCGATAACGCGGCGCTCGCAACGTTTGCGCGCGAGCAGCTCCCGATGCTGCGCGCACAGGTCAAGGACGCCGGGCGCACCATGGCGGACAAGTAG
- a CDS encoding DUF3147 family protein, whose translation MTEYLLRFIAGGLIVSAFSILGDMLRPKSFAGLLGAAPSVALATLSIAVVQHGPQYVAAESWTMIYGAIALGCYSIVVCHLLMRFHFSALPATILAFAAWLVVAFALLAGFGGAA comes from the coding sequence ATGACCGAATACCTCCTGCGCTTCATCGCCGGCGGCCTGATCGTCTCTGCCTTCTCCATCCTGGGCGACATGCTGCGGCCGAAGAGCTTTGCCGGCCTGCTCGGCGCGGCGCCGTCGGTCGCTCTGGCCACCCTCAGCATCGCCGTCGTCCAGCACGGCCCGCAATATGTCGCCGCCGAAAGCTGGACGATGATCTATGGTGCCATCGCACTCGGCTGCTACAGCATCGTCGTCTGCCATCTCCTGATGAGGTTTCATTTCTCCGCACTGCCAGCCACCATTCTCGCTTTTGCCGCATGGCTCGTCGTCGCCTTCGCTCTGCTCGCGGGTTTCGGAGGTGCTGCCTGA